One Coffea eugenioides isolate CCC68of chromosome 2, Ceug_1.0, whole genome shotgun sequence genomic window, AAAAACACATAATGCAATAATTTGTATAGGAGGGAgggagggaaagagagagagagagagagagatagaaagaTTTACAATGCACTCAGAGATGAGTCGAGGTTGAGAGAGAGGCCGCAAGAGAATGTGTAGGAAGTTGCATAAGAATACAATGAAGAAGAAACCTAGCATGTAACCTGCAATGCGTGCCACGGTCATTCCAGCTGACTTGCAATCCCCAGGCATCAAGTTAATAGGCATCAAGTGAATATTATTGTAGCCTGTGCTTTCATTGTTACTATCCATGTTTAGGGATCTCAATTCACTTCAAAAATATTGTATGAAAATTCTTTTATAATTCCCAAAAAGATCAATCCtaagagcaaaaaaaaaaaagaagggatgAATTTAACACTTCATCTTCACTAGATTATAACATCAAGTCTACATGAATATAAAGATATTCGATAAAGATGGTGTAACTAGTTTACAGAGAGAAGAAGAGAATGAGGAAGACGAATCTAGTTGTACCTAAATGAATTGGACCTAAGATGGCCTAAAGAAACGGAGGTTGTTTGTTCAGCTCCAAGTCTCAGCCATAAGTTAACTACATGGCCTTAGGTGGTTATGTGgttgtttcattatttttttacaTTTACTAGTTTGTTTGTACTAGGACTAAGCTGACATATTATTTCATATTTCAGCTCTTCTATTAAGTTATTAATTATATTAGATTAATTagctaaaaagggttttttttagTGGATGTTATACGAGTAACGATATGTTTAAAGAGACACAtgaaatttataattttatgCTAAAGAGATGATAATCTAAACTAACTCGTTGAAATTTGTCACAAAGCACAAACATGGCCTGTGTTTGGATAGCTAAAATATCTTAAATAATAtttttcgcttgcatcataaatacattttcaacccgcctttttatattttcaataacctttttgtcttacatacatcacatcacaaaaagtgttatagtaattattctCTTTTTAATAGGGTTAATTATATCTAGCGCCTTTGTGGTTTGACCAAATAATTATTACATCCCTTTGAAAAATGACAATTACCCCTTTTGACTTAACCAATATTGGATGGTGTTAAACTTCTACTTGTATAGACAAAAATAGCCCTTTTAAATTTAACAAGATTTAACAgtataagtaaaaaaaaaaaaaaagataaatcaAAGAAGCTCTATTTTCGAAAGCTAAAGACGAAATGGCCAACAAAATCCTGTAAACAAATTGGCCACCAATCTCTATTCCCCAAAATACCATAAACACCAGTTTTGCCAATCCCACCATGGGCTATGAAATCCGTTATTCTTTAACTTCATATTCTAATCCACAAGCTCTAAATTTGTTTGAATTTGCATTCCTTTGTTATTTTCAAAGAATTTATGGGGCCACAATATCAATAAACAAAGACAAATTCAGTTATTGACTACAGTAGAAAATTACTATGCTAATGGCACAATGAAAGTATCGAGCCTTTGCTCATTTTGTAGATACTACTTTTATCTCAAACAATACAATCCTACcgttttaaccaaaaaaaaaagggactaCAGTAAAAAAAATCCACCACTAATACAAGTCAAGAATTAGCCAAAACTCACTGAAATTGGGCTCCCAATTTTATGGTGCTGGCTCTTCAACCATGAATTGGAATCTACATCTTGCTATTCACAACCGTCCCAACTAGCCAAACCCAGCCTTGTGCCATTGCTACCCTACATTTGTGTGCTTGCATCCATTATGTGCGTTTGGAGGCATTTTTTGCCTCAGTGTCATGTTTAACAGTTTAAGTGAATTTGAATTATGCAATCTCATGGCTTTTCTCCTTTCAATCTCTtaccatttttctttcttttttttcttttttcccatcTTTTGGTTTGTTACTAATCTTTTGTTCATCTATAAGGGCTATATTGGTTTTTTAGACTATTTTTTAAAGTGATCGGAACTAACAGTCGTTAATTTACTAATAGAAGAAGATAATTGTATGTTATAAAAATGCAAAATCAAAGTAGGACAACCGTTATATTTCAAAGGTCGAAAGATCTATTCATAATTTAGTCAAAAAACAGGGAAGgtaaatgtgattaaccctttttaatatttatgaatttgatttttttaataaataattattgtaatacCTTATATTGTGATATGTATAATACAAAAGtgcataaaaaatattaatttatggTTGAAATATTCAAAGGCGCTTTTcaaaaaaaagtgtttttgtttttttttttcctctttaaaTTGCCGCACGTCGCACTTCATTATTGCGAGAAGCACTAGACAACTTACAGCAAAAATCAGCAACAGTCAACAACTCACCATCCATCTCCGTCGCTAGGCCACCGTCCCCCCAGAATCCACCGCCGGCCGGCCGGCAGCCGGACAAACTTGCCAAATTTACCTGTCTAGGCCTAGCAAACATCAACTCCTCCTCCTCGACAAGGTTAATCAAGAACAGCCCCATCAACTGGTGAGGATCAATCCCTGGCAACCCTCAAATCCATATTGCTTTTTCTTACAAATTTGGCTTGAATTTGGCAGGGAGCTCAAGGACCCGATTTGGTTATTGTGGGTTTTGCTTTATTACTTTGAAAAGCTAATTTATTGGAATAATGGTGGAAGTGGAAGAGCAGCAGCAGCAGAGCCAGTCAACTGGTATGTATCATTTGGGATTTTCATTTGGTTTTCAAGAATGGTTCTTTTTCTAAACTGTTTTCAGTATGCATAAATCAATTCTTTCCGCTTGATCATTTATGGAATGAAACTGTTTGTTCTACGCCGGAAATTTTGGTATGCAACTGCATTGAAAAAATAGTGATGAACTTTGTAATATGTGCCATTACTGTCTGACCATCTGGAAGTTGAAATGGTCTTTTCTTAGAAAATCATTATGTTAGATGATCAAGTTTTGACTCGTGAGATTAACAAAACAACCTGCTGTTATTACTGTAACTGTAACTGATGATGATTAGCCGCTGAAGCACCCTAAGACAAGTGAACTGGTTTCCacaattcatttgacccgtAATGAGGTTAAGTCAGATCAAATGGATTAACTGAAAATAGAGCTAGGCTTATGGGAAAATCAAGGCACCTGATTGAGGGGCATTCTCATTGGTCTGTGTCACCTaattttcaaaagggaaaatgacctgtttcatcccttacatttcgcaaaaatattcttttcgtccctcacttttaaaatgaagcaaattcgtccctgacatttaaaaattaaaactattacatccctgaacctaattttcaatctgaatcaaaccatctaataacccagtaataaattttgaaaatagaattgatagatcattcagtcaacttcatcatattcatatgacatttattaatccaaaaaaataaaaattataacataaaaggtcattctttgttttggaatagtagagtttttttttggataaatcttttcatgcacaGTTAGTATATCTGCTTGCGAATCTAGATGTGTATCATACatataaaatttggtgtttaaatttaaattaaaatgatatggcGGTACATAAAACCATCAGTGTATATAATGataatgtagaaaagattaatctttcttttttatgttataattttttattttttctttttaggttcattaaattttacatgaatatcaagttgagttaaccaagtgatttaccaattacacccccaaaatttgtattcaggttgattggtggtttgattcagattgaaaattaggttcagggatgtaatagttttaatttttaaatgtcagggacgaatttgcttcattttaaaagtgagggacgaaaagaatatttttgcgaaatgtaagggatgaaacaggtcattttcccttttCAAAAATCAGTTTCTTTTGATGTTTGCAGTTGCTTTTTTGCCTGCATTTAGATTTTTCAATGGGTAGAAGCTAAAATTGAGAATCCACCCAATAGTTGCTTTGCTGATTCTGATGAATTAGCTTTTTGCATAATCTACAGCAATCGAGTAAAACTCCTGAAATGGACAAAATTGGTCCACAAATGTCCCTCCTGGACTTCTAACTCCATTTTGTTCAAAATGGGAATCTATTGACATGGGTATATGACAGAAATAGagtttcttcttcattttttttttcatctaatTTACTACCAGGACTAAATGTAATCCTTTGAAAACTAGTTAAATGTATTGTATATGGGAACTGCATGGAAAAAACTTCCGTAAAAGAATAACTTTCTTGAGTTTGTAGTTTTAGTTGGTATACTGCAACAAACATGCAATGTCAAGTGTATTCACCTTTGATGAATTTCTGTTAATGGTCTGTGTTCTCTTTGCTAATCTAGTAAGAATATAGAATTTTCAATTCCACTGATCTTTAGTGATTTAAAGTTCTCATATCTAGAAAATTGTGAAGTTAGACCTTCATGATCTTTCCAGGGGAAATTCTGCTGTTTTGGGATTTTATAAGTTATGTTTTTAGTATATATTTAATTATTACTGAGAAGTGGTAGAATTTTCTGAATCGTGGATAAGAACTGATACAGGTGCAATCATTTTTCTTTGTTGTATTGAAATAATACAAAATCTCAGGTACATTAATGTCCTCCCTGCATGTGTTTTCCTAACTTAGTTTGCTGGTTGAAATGCAAAAACATCctttcatggatttctctaattCAAAGAACAAATTTGTATTCCTTTGGAGGACAAGTTTCTTGCACTAACAAGGTATTGATTGCAGAAGCAGAGGCAGAGACTGGGAGTGAAGTTGTGACTGAAGGATCTAGTGTTGTTCATGGAGACCCTCCTCAAGATGGTAGTGGTCCTCCCAAGGTTGATTCTGAAGTGGAAGTACTCCAAGAAAAAGTCACAAAGCAAATTATCAAGGAGGGTCATGGCCAGAAGCCATCGAAATACTCAACATGCTTCTGTAAGTCTGCACTGTGAATCTTCAGAGTTTTTGGCTTGCGTTTCAGGTGATTGAACTTTGGAATCTTCTGCTTTCATTTTACATATCCATTTTGAGAAAGCGAAGTCAAATGATCTTTTGCAAGTCATCAAGCGGTTTGTGATATCCCATTATTCTTCTAGCATTGAATTGATGAAAGGTTGGAGTTTCACCAAATACAGTCTGAGTACTCTCTTCCTAATTAGTACAAGATTGAACTTTATTAAATTGCAGAAGATGTAGCAATCAAGATCAAGCTTGCCAAGGAATTAATTCTAACTAATATTAGTTGATGAAGCAGTTGCAGATGGTTTTGGGAAGATTCTTTGAAAATCTTTTCAATGGTATTATTTGCACAAAACATGCTTCTCTTTTGCTGTAAATGACCAAGTCCAGGTGAAATACTTgtgcataaaaaaaaattaaaaaaagtgaCATGCaagttgaatgatattttaCCACACTAAGCATAAATTGCTGGTTTTTAATTGAAGACTAAGATAAGACTGTTTGAACTAGCTTGATTGATAGTACTGCATTAATTGTTCGAACCATGACCAGTTGTGCATACACTATTAGATGCTTTTGTTGATGATTCAACTTTTGGTTGCTTCATTCAcatagaaaaaaattttgttgatgATCTTGGGGCAATAAGCAGGAGAAGGCTTCATAAATATGCTAACTCTTCTGATTATAAAGCAATTGTTTTTTCCTTGTTTATCATGCGCACAAAGTTAGACTTCATTCGCACAAAGTTAGACTTGCAGATGATGATGAAAAGATTCTTAAATTTTTAGTTAGTTGTTCATGACAAAGCTTAAACTTTTATAGCGCACAAGGCAATTCCTGCGCTTCCTGCAGATTAAGTTCTTAGTATGGAAGAAAGCCAAGTCTACTGCTGCAAGAATTCAATGCTAAGGGCAATGTAGCCTCTGCAGCTGTCACGCCTTCTATTTTGGGCTTACCCTTTTCCATTGGTATGATAATGACATGTTACTCATGATAATAAGAGAAATGAAGACCTTTGCAGTTCACGGCCTTGTTTGGATGGTgatttttcatagaaaaatttttacgtaTTTCGTGAACAGATTTCTCAGTCtcctttttacctcacatacatcaaatcactatggtatatttttctacaaaactcaaaaaaatagcaatccaaatgggGCTGAtgttataaaattttcaataaattataATGCATGAGAATAAAGGATTTTCCTTCTAGAAATTATTCCCATATTCAGGGGTAGTTCAATTCAGTCTGTTGAGATTGAATTTTTTGGCAGATGTGACTATTCATGTATAACAAACTACTGGCTGATAGTttattcaattaaattttttatcaattagAAAATAAGAAGTTAAAAAGAATTGATGGAAAATTTAATGAACTAGGACATAGAGTTTCTTCATCAAAAGTCGAAATTTAACCAAGTttctacttcttttttttttttttttaattacaaattCTACTTACTTTGTTATATGTCATGGTTTAACTCCTTACTATGTTTTGGACCTTCAGAGTTCAGTATCTCGTTACCTTCTTGTTTGTTTGCTAATGAATTGAACAGTagagttttttttaaaattttttatagaaaTTAGATGGAGTATGACTTCATTGCTCCAATAAATTCTTGTTGGTGGTATCAGTTATTTGCCTTCAGAACTTGTAGTTTCACTGTGATCTTAGCTCTTAACATGTTCATGTTCTTCATTGGTGCTAAATTTGTAGCCTCATAAAGTTTTGACCAAATGGCAGCAGAGTAAGCTTAATATAATTTAGTCATCATATTCAAAAAGTAGAGTAACTCCATTTTGCTGGCAGTGCACTACAGGGCATGGACTGAAAGCACTCAGCACAAGTTTGAAGATACATGGCAAGAGCAACAGCCTCTTGAGTTGATTTTGGGTAAAGGTATTGTCTAATTTTACCTTTCAAGAGTGGGTTTTGTTTGATCTTTCTTCTCCTACAAtccttttattttgttgaagcaATTTTATACCTCCACGTTCTATGTAATTTTTTGATAATATGCTTCAGTTATCATTATTCTTGTTCATTGCCCTGATCTATTCTTTAGTTGGTGgagaaattcaaataacaagAATATTTCTTGAATAATCTAATTGAAGAACTCATTTCTTGATGAATCTAGTTGAAGAACTCACTCAGTCTTAAGTGATTTTGTCCACCAACCGTGGGTAAGTGTAAGGAGCTCTCAGTACTCCCAAGAAGTCGGGGTTTGACTGTCCTTACAACATTCTGTGGTCTATCTTCTCTCAATGATTCGAGGCACTCTTGTATAGAGCCTTAGCTTTGGTGCTAACATAAGTGTGCTGGAGTCTTTCTAGATATAGGTAGTGTGACGTTGGCATAATGTTCCTTGCCAGGATGTCATTGGGTAGCCTACCTACCCTTGAGAGGATGGAAAAAACATTTTGTCCTCCCTTACACATAATATGGCATTATTGTGCCTGTGAACAGATCCACTTCAAAACAGCAGTTATACTGTGATTATCTGTTTTTAAGAGTTAGTTTATGTCTAAATGCTAAAGTGCTGCTCCAACCTCCTTTTCTCCCAAAAACTTCTGCAAGAGAGAGATATACATGACTGTTCATCATTATTCCTACAGATGATGATAAACTGACTCTGATGTTTTGGCATGACCGTACACCCTAATCATCAGATGGTTTTGAATTTTCCAAGTTCAGTTAGTGCTTGGTATGACGCAAATGTTCCTTCCTCTTTGCTTccagagaaaaaagaaatgacgGGCCTGGCTGTCGGTGTTGCCAGCATGAAATGTGGTGAACGTTCTCTGTTACATGTTGGTTGGGAACTAGGGTATGGGAAAGAAGgaaacttttcttttccaaatgtTCCACCCATGGCAGATATTATATATGAAGTTGAGCTAATTGGCTTTGATGAAACTAAAGAAGTAAGTTCTTATGCTGCTTTGTGAAGAAtgtttcttctctttttgttGTGCTTGAACAATTTATCTGGACTTGGTAACCTATGTAACTATTTAAAAAGGGAAAAGCTCGTAGCGATATGACTGTAGAGGAAAGAATCGGTGCTGCAGACAGAAGAAAGATGGATGGAAATGATTTGTTTAAAGAAGATAAATTGGCAGAGGCTATGCAACAGTATGAAATGGTAACACACTCTTTTTTGAGGTTTTCTGATGACTAATTAGTTCTATTGATAGTCAAACTTGTACTTAACATGTTTTGATATCCTTTGTATGTCTCAGGCAATAGCATATATGGGAGATGACTTTATGTTTCAATTGTTTGGTAAGTACCGAGACATGGCTTTGGCAGTAAAGAATCCCTGCCACCTTAACATGGCAGCATCTCTGATAAAGCTCAAGCGCTTTGACGAAGCCATCATGCATTGCAGCATTGTATGTATGCAGTTTCTGAAATTTGCTATTCCTGTAGAGATTGTTCCTGTCCTCGTTGTCTTTGCAATTTGATATTCCCTTTGTGAAGAGTTTTCCTgttctctttttctcctttctcGGGTGCAATCACATGCATACCTATCTGGAGTTTCATTTTTTTAGCTGCTGTTGGCGCTTGCATTTTTATATGCCAACTGATCTGCTTGTGCTATTCTTTACATTATTCTGTTTTTTATATTGCTGCCATTTGTTTATTCTGGCTCTACAGTGTagcctctccctctctctctctcatatcCACATACATATGAACCTTTTGCTCTTCTTATTTTTTGTGTACTTGAATACATCATTGTACTGATGTAGATATGTATATTGTGATGTCATTTCTGTCATTTTTTCTATTCTGGAACTACAATTAACTCTAGCATTTGAAAATTTGTATTGACAAAAGATTGGATGTTCCATGATAAATTGCTGGATCAAAATTTGATCTTCAGGTGTTGTCTGAGGATGAAAATAATGTCAAAGCATTGTTCAGACGAGCGAAAGCTAGAGCAGAACTTGGGCAGACAGATGCAGCTCGAGAAGATTTCCAAAAGGCACGTAAATTTGCCCCTGAAGATAAAGCAATTGCAAAAGAGTTACGCTTGCTTGCTGAACATGACAAGGCTGTTTACCAGAAACAAAAGGAGCTATATAAAGGATTATTTGGACCAAGGCCAGAGGCCCAACCAAATCAAAGTAATTGGTTGGTTATAATCTGGCAATGGCTTGTTTCAATATTCCGTCACCTTTTCAGGCGTGAGAGGCACAAGATTGAGTGAATTGATCTTTGGAGCATGTTGAATTTTCTTGTTTATGAAGTCAATTAAATCTGTTAGTGGTCAATTGACTTCTTCATGCATTGCAATACCCATAGCCTACATATTGGTAACATTGAATTCTGTTTATGGAGTCAATGTTTTTGGTTCATTTCAAGTCTTTATGGGCATGTTAATGACGGAAACTTTGATCAAGCTAACTAGAAAAATGTTTTTGAGTTTGTAATAGTTGTATCTTTGGAGGTTGTTGCTTTTAGCTACTATTACCTTTCAATGGGTTTGTGCTTTGGCACTGTATCTGGTGAGACTTTTCGCTACCTGTGCACCTACTTTGCAAACTTGTTCTCTATCATCTCTCCTTTTCTGTTGAATAACAATCCACAAGTACTTGACAAGTTTCTTGATCTAGAGATTTAGGTACTTTTTCCAAAGCTCGTGgacacaaaatttgaaatttgcatACAACTTAAGTATGCATATAATGAGTAGAATGGAGGAAACAGGACAGAGAAGATGCATAGCGACAGAAGGGAGTTGAAGAAATGCAGTACAGCCAGGAGAAAATAGTATTGAAATTAACGTTCTTGATATGAGGTTCAGCTCCTGGAGCATCTTTTTTCTGGAAGTTCCTCATGGTCTTCTCAGGTTTCAAATTTGTGTTCAAAGTACCGTGTTACATATCACTTTATAACCTGATTTATTGCACAGGAAATTTGTCACTTGATATTTCAGTTGCTCGTGTGGGCATATGATGGCTGTGTGGTAAGCATTGATGGAAAAGTTTTGAATGGTTATGGTTAAGGCAGATTCAGCATGACATTTCCTATGTACTGTTTGTTGTTACTGAAATAATCAACTAACTTTTCATGTATGTTTCCTATAGTGCTGTTTGTTCTGGTGTCTTCCTACTGAGAAGATGCTTTATAGACCTGGGGAGATTATATTGCCTTGTCAGTTTGAACTTCCAAATGTCCTGAGGCTTG contains:
- the LOC113763639 gene encoding peptidyl-prolyl cis-trans isomerase FKBP42 isoform X2, whose amino-acid sequence is MVEVEEQQQQSQSTEAETGSEVVTEGSSVVHGDPPQDGSGPPKVDSEVEVLQEKVTKQIIKEGHGQKPSKYSTCFLHYRAWTESTQHKFEDTWQEQQPLELILGKEKKEMTGLAVGVASMKCGERSLLHVGWELGYGKEGNFSFPNVPPMADIIYEVELIGFDETKEGKARSDMTVEERIGAADRRKMDGNDLFKEDKLAEAMQQYEMAIAYMGDDFMFQLFGKYRDMALAVKNPCHLNMAASLIKLKRFDEAIMHCSIVLSEDENNVKALFRRAKARAELGQTDAAREDFQKARKFAPEDKAIAKELRLLAEHDKAVYQKQKELYKGLFGPRPEAQPNQSNWLVIIWQWLVSIFRHLFRRERHKIE
- the LOC113763639 gene encoding peptidyl-prolyl cis-trans isomerase FKBP42 isoform X1; translated protein: MVEVEEQQQQSQSTEAEAETGSEVVTEGSSVVHGDPPQDGSGPPKVDSEVEVLQEKVTKQIIKEGHGQKPSKYSTCFLHYRAWTESTQHKFEDTWQEQQPLELILGKEKKEMTGLAVGVASMKCGERSLLHVGWELGYGKEGNFSFPNVPPMADIIYEVELIGFDETKEGKARSDMTVEERIGAADRRKMDGNDLFKEDKLAEAMQQYEMAIAYMGDDFMFQLFGKYRDMALAVKNPCHLNMAASLIKLKRFDEAIMHCSIVLSEDENNVKALFRRAKARAELGQTDAAREDFQKARKFAPEDKAIAKELRLLAEHDKAVYQKQKELYKGLFGPRPEAQPNQSNWLVIIWQWLVSIFRHLFRRERHKIE